A region of Staphylococcus sp. IVB6181 DNA encodes the following proteins:
- a CDS encoding GtrA family protein — MKLTQTHFEIIKFIIVGGINTLNYYIVYLLLLKLIGVNYLVSHITGFIVSFVISYYLNCYFVYKVKPTWKKFIQFPLTQVVNMGMQTVLLYIFVQWFHISSVIAPFAGLIITIPVTFVLSKYILRD, encoded by the coding sequence ATGAAATTAACGCAAACGCATTTTGAAATTATCAAGTTTATTATTGTAGGCGGCATTAATACATTGAACTATTACATCGTCTATTTATTACTGCTTAAATTAATAGGTGTTAATTACCTTGTCAGTCATATTACAGGGTTCATTGTCAGTTTTGTGATTTCGTATTACTTGAACTGTTACTTTGTCTATAAAGTCAAACCGACATGGAAGAAGTTTATTCAGTTTCCGCTTACACAAGTGGTGAATATGGGGATGCAGACGGTGCTGTTGTATATCTTTGTACAATGGTTTCATATCTCATCAGTCATTGCGCCATTTGCCGGTCTGATCATTACAATACCTGTTACGTTCGTACTTTCTAAATATATTTTAAGAGATTGA